A region from the Aegilops tauschii subsp. strangulata cultivar AL8/78 chromosome 5, Aet v6.0, whole genome shotgun sequence genome encodes:
- the LOC109766060 gene encoding uncharacterized protein isoform X2, translating into MVLSVSSLASAFSHLSLPSTSAPHPLPLVRLHPTTRHAAHPVLSASGADAAEQVEAEAPSADDGPEEVLAVEAEEDTLSGLAPRKYVKQRSPTQLRPLPYATALLPRPRRRVELSNPFSYLVVIPVFGLMCFVFCAGCSDLIWTSCCCSCRLMTRSHGCSLLLLLQPHDLVWCSATKSVFLYLKTPCSVVRCLLAGRSLIIFHPEQEKIISPYHLYMNPKLAVQHYEICYD; encoded by the exons ATGGTGCTCTCCGTCTCCTCCCTCGCCTCAGCCTTCTCCCACCTCTCCCTACCCTCCACCTCCGCTCCCCACCCACTCCCTCTCGTCCGCCTCCACCCCACCACCCGCCATGCCGCTCACCCCGTCCTCTCCGCCTCCGGGGCCGACGCCGCCGAGCAGGTCGAGGCGGAGGCACCTTCTGCCGACGACGGCCCCGAGGAGGTGCTCGCGGTCGAGGCCGAGGAGGACACGCTCTCCGGGCTGGCGCCGCGCAAGTACGTGAAGCAACGGTCACCAACTCAGCTCCGGCCACTGCCCTACGCGACGGCGCTTCTTCCTCGACCCCGACGACGAGTTGAGCTATCGAATCCCTTCTCCTATCTTGTTGTGATTCCTGTGTTTGGTTTGATGTGTTTTGTTTTCTGCGCAGGTTGCTCCGATCTGATCTGGACGAGTTGCTGCTGCTCCTGCAGGTTGATGACGAGGTCTCATGGCTGCTccctactcctcctcctccaaccaCATGACTTGGTGTG GTGCTCTGCCACTAAAAGTGTTTTTCTTTATCTGAAGACGCCGTGTTCAGTTGTTAGGTGCCTTTTGGCTGGTCGGTCATTGATAATATTTCACCCGGAGCAAGAAAAG ATCATCTCGCCGTACCACCTTTACATGAATCCCAAGCTGGCGGTGCAACACTACGAGATCTGCT ATGATTGA
- the LOC109766060 gene encoding uncharacterized protein isoform X1, whose protein sequence is MVLSVSSLASAFSHLSLPSTSAPHPLPLVRLHPTTRHAAHPVLSASGADAAEQVEAEAPSADDGPEEVLAVEAEEDTLSGLAPRKYVKQRSPTQLRPLPYATALLPRPRRRVELSNPFSYLVVIPVFGLMCFVFCAGCSDLIWTSCCCSCRLMTRSHGCSLLLLLQPHDLVWCSATKSVFLYLKTPCSVVRCLLAGRSLIIFHPEQEKIISPYHLYMNPKLAVQHYEICYSLAVFFCLPLATAGFLMCFSCPADD, encoded by the exons ATGGTGCTCTCCGTCTCCTCCCTCGCCTCAGCCTTCTCCCACCTCTCCCTACCCTCCACCTCCGCTCCCCACCCACTCCCTCTCGTCCGCCTCCACCCCACCACCCGCCATGCCGCTCACCCCGTCCTCTCCGCCTCCGGGGCCGACGCCGCCGAGCAGGTCGAGGCGGAGGCACCTTCTGCCGACGACGGCCCCGAGGAGGTGCTCGCGGTCGAGGCCGAGGAGGACACGCTCTCCGGGCTGGCGCCGCGCAAGTACGTGAAGCAACGGTCACCAACTCAGCTCCGGCCACTGCCCTACGCGACGGCGCTTCTTCCTCGACCCCGACGACGAGTTGAGCTATCGAATCCCTTCTCCTATCTTGTTGTGATTCCTGTGTTTGGTTTGATGTGTTTTGTTTTCTGCGCAGGTTGCTCCGATCTGATCTGGACGAGTTGCTGCTGCTCCTGCAGGTTGATGACGAGGTCTCATGGCTGCTccctactcctcctcctccaaccaCATGACTTGGTGTG GTGCTCTGCCACTAAAAGTGTTTTTCTTTATCTGAAGACGCCGTGTTCAGTTGTTAGGTGCCTTTTGGCTGGTCGGTCATTGATAATATTTCACCCGGAGCAAGAAAAG ATCATCTCGCCGTACCACCTTTACATGAATCCCAAGCTGGCGGTGCAACACTACGAGATCTGCT ATTCCCTAGCAGTATTTTTTTGTCTGCCACTCGCGACTGCCGGGTTCCTGATGTGCTTCTCGTGCCCCGCAGATGATTGA